A stretch of DNA from Brevibacterium sp. CBA3109:
GCTGGTGAGGGGCTTCCCTACTGTGCGCCACGAGGGATTCGAACCCCCAACCTTCTGATCCGTAGTCAGATGCTCTATCCGTTGAGCTAGTGGCGCATGTCGCCCGGACTCTCGCCCTGCAACTCGATCAACTATACACACCAAAATCACCCAAGCTCAAATTCGACGGAAGTGCGCTTCGCCACATTCGCGGATTCGGAGAATCCTAGACCTCAGGCCCGTCTCAACGGACCTTTGATACGAGCGAACTGGCGAGAATACTGAGGTCACTGCCTTCATGAAACTGCACCTTTTGCAAAGAAGCATCATGCGTATGCAAAAACACATCATTGCTTTGATCTATGTGCGTCTTTAGAGGTGGTGTTGTGACCCAATGCACATCTTCCGAGAACTCAAAACCAGGATTTTCCGGTCCGTCCGAGCCCTACGGTGGAGATGTACCAGCCGACAGGCGGAACCCCGTAATCCCGATTGACCAGGAGACCACTCATGACTGTCCTCGACCATGACGTCGTCGCTGACCAGCTGAAGAACGCACCGACCGATAGCGAGCCGGTGCTTTCGTTCGTCAGCAGGGTCGCCACCCTCACCACTCCAGACGATATCGTCTGGGTCGATGGTTCGGATGAGCAGAAGGCCACCATCGCCGACCAGCTCGTCGAAGCCGGCACCATCGTTCGCCTGACCGGCACCAAGGACTCATTCTACGCGGCCTCCGACCCCGAGGACGTCGCCCGCGTGGAGGGCCGCACCTACATCTGCTCCGTCGAGGAGAAGGATGCCGGGGCGCTCAACAACTGGATGGCTCCGGCCGAGATGAGGGAGACCCTCAAGCCGCTCTTCGACGGTTCGATGCGCGGACGCACCATGTACGTCATCCCGTTCGTGATGGGACATGCTGAGGCCGACCAGCCGATGTTCGGCATCGAGCTCACCGATTCCCCCTACGTTGTCCTCTCCATGCTCGTCATGGCGCGTTCGGGCAAGACCGCCCTCGACGCGATCGTGGCCAATGGCGGCACCTTCGTCGAGTGTGTGCACTCGGTCGGCGCTCCGCTCGAAGCCGGGCAGGAGGACGTCGCCTGGCCCTGCAACCCCACCAAATACATCACTCACTTCCCCGAAGAGCGCTCCATCTGGTCCTTCGGCTCCGGCTACGGCGGCAACGCGCTGCTCGGCAAGAAGTGCTACGCGCTGCGCATCGCTTCGTCGATCGCCCGTGATGAAGGCTGGTTGGCCGAGCACATGCTCATCCTCAAGCTGACGAGCCCGGAAGGCGAGGTCAAGTACATCGCCGCCGCATTCCCTTCGGCCTGCGGCAAGACCAACCTCGCCATGATCGAGCCCACCATTCCCGGCTGGAAGGCCGAGACCCTGGGCGACGACATCGCCTGGATGCGCTTCGGCGACGACGGCCAGCTCTACGCCGTCAACCCTGAGTTCGGTCTCTTCGGAGTCGCCCCGGGCACCGGCTACACCACCAACCCGACCGCGATGCGGGCCATCGAAGCCGGCGGAAACATCTTCACCAACGTCGCCCTGACCGACGACGGTGATGTGTGGTGGGAGGGCAAGACGGACGAGAAGCCAGCTCACCTCACCGACTGGCGCGGCAACGACTGGACGCCTGATTCCGAGACCCCAGCCGCTCACCCGAATTCGCGCTTCTGCACCCCGATCGCCAACGTTCCGACGCTGGCTCCTGAGTGGACGAACCCGAACGGCGTGCCGATCTCGGCAATCCTCTTCGGCGGCCGCCGCAAGACGACCATGCCGCTCGTGACTGAGACCAAGGACTGGAACCACGGTGTCTTCATGGGCTCGGTGCTCTCCTCAGAGACCACCGCTGCCGCCACCGGAGCCGTCGGCGTCGTTCGTCGCGATCCCATGGCGATGCGTCCGTTCATCGGCTACAACGTCGGTGACTACCTGCAGCACTGGCTCGACATCGGAAACACCGAGGGCGCCCAGCTGCCGAAGATCTTCTACGTGAACTGGTTCCGCCGCGACGAGGACAACTCGTTCCTGTGGCCAGGCTTCTCCGAGAACTCACGGGTTCTCAAGTGGGTCTTCGAGCGCGTCACCGGCACCGCCGACGCCGTCGAGAGCCCGCTCGGCCTGACCCCAGTCGAAGGCGGCCTGGACACCGAGGGACTCGACTTCACCGACGAGCAGCTGCGCAAGGCACTTGAGATCAAGCCCGAGGAATGGCAGACCGAGCTCGGACTCATCGAAGACTGGTATGAGCAGCTCGGCGATTCGGTACCTGCCGAACTCCGCGCTGAGGTCGACAACCTGCGCAATCGCCTGGGCCTCGCCTGAGTCTTCGAGTCGCTGAGTCTTTGCCTCGTTGAGTTGCTGCGTCGCTGAGTTGTTGCGTCGCTGACTGAGTGAGGTTCTGAACCGCACAGAGAATCCCCCAACCATCGCCGAGGTGGTTGGGGGATTTTCATGTGCGAGGAAGCGGCGTCCTCGGGGATCAGCGCATCACCTACCGGGAGCACCGATGAACACCTTTGCAGATGTAGGACGAGATGCTCCGGGGAAGACATGCAGAGCTAGCGGTTGCGAATGTGACCTTCACGGGCGAATGTCACCGTGAACATCAGGGGAGGCATCCACTCGGCGTTCAGGCTTGTCTGCCCGGAGGAATGCAGAGAGCGTGCGGGCCGGTCCGACAGCCGATGCAACAGCACCGTGGAGCATAGGCTCCGCAACCGTCGCGGAATACCGGCCGCTCCAACGCCGTGAAGTGCGGGAATGCAATGAAGGTCAGAGACGCACTCAGGCGCCGTGGAGTGCCGGGACGATCAGGTAGACGCCGACGAGCACAACGATGCTGCAGACGCCGAACACTGCCCAGTAGCCGAGCCTGAGCAGGGGTTTGCTCTGGCCTTCGGCAGCCAGGTCGACGTGGACTGCCCGCATCCGCACTGCACTGGAGAAGAGCGTGATGACCACGATCGCTGACACCCAGGTCGCGACCGCAACGATGAGGAAAGAGCTCCATTCGATCATTTCGAATCTCCCTTGTCTGCGTGTGCCCCGTCAGCATCTGTCTCCGCCGCAGGATTGCGCACAGCGCTGGAGCCGGAGTTGGTACCCACAGCGGAACTGGCGCCGTCGTCAAGGCCAGCACCGGACTTCGCATCCACTCTGTCAGCAAGTCGCTGATCTCGGGCTTCGATGCGAGAGGCACGCTTCATGGCTGCCCGCTTGCGGTTGCGGTCCTTGCGCAGCTTGCGCTTACGACCGCGGATCCCCACGGCCTCGCCGACGGTGTCGAAGTTCGAGAGCTCGGGATCTGCGACCTTGCGTGAGCTGAGGAAGATCCAGAGGACTGCGACGACCGCGATGACTGTGTCGACGATAACGCCGATGGTGCCGAGGTGCGCGATGCCTGCTGCGATGCCACCGACGATTCCGGCCGCCGGGATGGTCAGCAGCCAACCCGATGCGATGCGCCCGGCAGTGGACCACTTCACGTCCGCACCCTTGCGGCCCAGACCGGAGCCGACCACCGAACCGGACGCCACCTGCGTCGTCGACAGGGCGAAGCCGAGGTGGGAAGAGGCGAGGATGGCCGCGGCCGTCGAGGTTTCGGCAGCCAGTCCCTGAGCAGGCTTGACGGTGGTGAGCTTGGTGCCGAGGGTGTCGATGATCCGCCATCCGCCGATATAAGTTCCCAGGGCGATCGCCAACGCGCAAGCTCCGATCACCCAGAGGTGAGGACCGGTTCCGTGGTCCTGCAGATTCGCGGACACGAGCACCAGGGTGATGACGCCCATGGTCTTCTGCGCATCGTTGGTTCCGTGTGCCAGAGCCACGAGCGAGGAGCTGAAGATCTGCCCGTATTTGAACGGTGCCCGGTGAGCGGTCTTGCCTTCGCCATTGCGTCGTGTGATGGCATAGGCCAGGCGCGTGCACAGATAGGCACCCACACCTGCAATGATCGGAGCAGCGAGTGCAGGCAGGACCACTTTGGACAAGAAGACGCCGAAGTCGACGGAGTTGAGGCCCGCGCCGATGATCGCGGCACCGATCAGCCCCCCGAACAGTGCATGTGAGGACGACGACGGCAGGCCGAAGCGCCACGTCGCCATGTTCCAGATGATCGCACCGATGAGGCCGGCAAGGATGAAGTCCGGAGTGATCTGGACTCCCCCATCGCCCTCTTTGATGATGCCCCCGGAGATGGTCTTAGCCACCTCGGTGGACAGGAAGGCGCCGACGAGGTTGAGCACTGCCGCCAGGGTGACCGCCGTCTTTGGCTTGATCGCTCCTGTGGCGATCGGAGTCGCCATGGCATTGGCTGTGTCGTGAAAACCGTTGGTGAAGTCAAAGAACAGTGCCAGCACGATGACCAGCACAACGACGAAGATGATTTCCACTAAGCGACCTTGAACGTAGACACAATTCGGACCGTGGATGATTTAGCTGGCGGGCAGCGACCTCAATCAGCAAAAAGTCTACCGCCTATTCCCCCGAATCTTCACCTACAGTTCCGCGCTGCTGCGCTTAGGACACCCGGCGTTCACTTGTGAGCTGGGGGAATGTGCCCCCATCAGGCGAGAGAATGTATCGACGTTCACACTCGACCTGATGAGGACACGCTTGTCAGACGACGTATTCGTCGGCGACGCTCAGCGCTTCATCGAGCACCTCGAGACCGAATCGCACGTCTGTATCGGGGGTGTTCAGTGGTGGGACGACA
This window harbors:
- a CDS encoding phosphoenolpyruvate carboxykinase (GTP), which translates into the protein MTVLDHDVVADQLKNAPTDSEPVLSFVSRVATLTTPDDIVWVDGSDEQKATIADQLVEAGTIVRLTGTKDSFYAASDPEDVARVEGRTYICSVEEKDAGALNNWMAPAEMRETLKPLFDGSMRGRTMYVIPFVMGHAEADQPMFGIELTDSPYVVLSMLVMARSGKTALDAIVANGGTFVECVHSVGAPLEAGQEDVAWPCNPTKYITHFPEERSIWSFGSGYGGNALLGKKCYALRIASSIARDEGWLAEHMLILKLTSPEGEVKYIAAAFPSACGKTNLAMIEPTIPGWKAETLGDDIAWMRFGDDGQLYAVNPEFGLFGVAPGTGYTTNPTAMRAIEAGGNIFTNVALTDDGDVWWEGKTDEKPAHLTDWRGNDWTPDSETPAAHPNSRFCTPIANVPTLAPEWTNPNGVPISAILFGGRRKTTMPLVTETKDWNHGVFMGSVLSSETTAAATGAVGVVRRDPMAMRPFIGYNVGDYLQHWLDIGNTEGAQLPKIFYVNWFRRDEDNSFLWPGFSENSRVLKWVFERVTGTADAVESPLGLTPVEGGLDTEGLDFTDEQLRKALEIKPEEWQTELGLIEDWYEQLGDSVPAELRAEVDNLRNRLGLA
- a CDS encoding inorganic phosphate transporter, with product MEIIFVVVLVIVLALFFDFTNGFHDTANAMATPIATGAIKPKTAVTLAAVLNLVGAFLSTEVAKTISGGIIKEGDGGVQITPDFILAGLIGAIIWNMATWRFGLPSSSSHALFGGLIGAAIIGAGLNSVDFGVFLSKVVLPALAAPIIAGVGAYLCTRLAYAITRRNGEGKTAHRAPFKYGQIFSSSLVALAHGTNDAQKTMGVITLVLVSANLQDHGTGPHLWVIGACALAIALGTYIGGWRIIDTLGTKLTTVKPAQGLAAETSTAAAILASSHLGFALSTTQVASGSVVGSGLGRKGADVKWSTAGRIASGWLLTIPAAGIVGGIAAGIAHLGTIGVIVDTVIAVVAVLWIFLSSRKVADPELSNFDTVGEAVGIRGRKRKLRKDRNRKRAAMKRASRIEARDQRLADRVDAKSGAGLDDGASSAVGTNSGSSAVRNPAAETDADGAHADKGDSK